In the genome of Fulvivirga maritima, one region contains:
- a CDS encoding YceI family protein, with protein sequence MKKNSFFILLLSAGIIASCGQKKEGTDAEVSEAKEVEQVEASKEYTVNAEESTVTWIGSKPTGKHDGTIPISQGNIAVEGDEIVGGTITLDIANIQNVDIADDEEMKGKLEGHLKSADFFDAENHPTAEFVITSVEPYSASDSVEVKEEFDSEYKPASADEFVVESPTHKVTGNLTMRGKTLSISFPAVVKVAESGLSAKAKFNIDRTLWGLTYSAESDAVDKAKDKFIYDTVNVGFDIKASEAPAM encoded by the coding sequence ATGAAGAAAAACAGCTTTTTTATTTTATTGCTTTCTGCAGGAATCATAGCTTCTTGCGGACAGAAAAAAGAAGGCACTGATGCTGAAGTTTCTGAAGCTAAAGAAGTAGAGCAAGTAGAAGCATCAAAAGAATACACTGTAAATGCAGAAGAAAGCACAGTTACCTGGATTGGTAGCAAGCCTACAGGAAAGCATGATGGTACTATTCCTATCAGCCAAGGAAATATAGCTGTAGAAGGAGACGAAATAGTAGGTGGTACTATCACTTTAGACATCGCTAATATCCAAAATGTTGATATTGCCGATGACGAAGAAATGAAAGGTAAATTAGAAGGTCACTTAAAATCAGCTGACTTCTTTGATGCTGAAAATCACCCTACTGCTGAATTTGTTATCACTTCAGTAGAGCCTTACAGTGCTAGTGATTCTGTAGAAGTTAAAGAAGAATTTGATTCTGAATATAAGCCTGCAAGTGCTGATGAGTTTGTAGTAGAATCTCCTACTCATAAAGTAACAGGAAACCTTACTATGAGAGGAAAAACTTTAAGTATTTCTTTCCCTGCAGTGGTAAAAGTAGCTGAAAGTGGACTTTCTGCTAAAGCTAAATTTAACATTGACAGAACTTTATGGGGACTTACTTATTCTGCTGAATCTGATGCAGTAGATAAAGCTAAAGACAAATTCATCTACGATACTGTAAACGTAGGATTTGATATCAAAGCTTCTGAAGCACCTGCTATGTAA
- a CDS encoding gamma carbonic anhydrase family protein, with amino-acid sequence MALVKKIKKSIPKFGENCFLAETSVIIGDVTMGNNCTVWYNAIVRGDVHSITIGDQTNIQDGAIIHCTYQKAKTVIGSRVSIAHGAIVHGCEIEDDVLIGMKAVVMDNAIIKTGSVIAAGAIVLPGTVVEAGSIYAGVPAKKVKDTGPEMKEVIARTAKNYPMYASWYD; translated from the coding sequence ATGGCGCTAGTAAAAAAAATAAAAAAATCAATCCCAAAATTCGGTGAAAATTGCTTCTTAGCAGAAACGTCTGTGATCATAGGAGACGTTACCATGGGAAATAATTGCACCGTTTGGTATAATGCTATAGTTAGGGGAGATGTTCATTCTATAACTATAGGTGATCAAACCAATATTCAGGATGGAGCCATTATTCACTGTACCTATCAAAAGGCTAAAACAGTAATTGGTAGCAGAGTCTCTATTGCTCATGGGGCTATAGTACATGGTTGTGAAATAGAAGATGATGTATTAATAGGCATGAAGGCGGTGGTTATGGATAACGCCATTATTAAAACAGGATCAGTGATAGCAGCCGGGGCAATTGTTTTGCCGGGTACGGTGGTAGAGGCTGGGAGCATTTATGCAGGGGTACCTGCTAAGAAGGTGAAAGACACCGGGCCAGAAATGAAAGAGGTAATAGCAAGAACGGCAAAGAACTACCCGATGTACGCCAGTTGGTATGATTAA
- a CDS encoding rhomboid family intramembrane serine protease — MVKSGLKLRRSIYYTLAFVSIIWIVKIIEYTFHYNFGDFGILPRTVSGSIGIFTAPFIHGDVYHLLSNTFPLITLGIGIFYFYDKIAITVILLIYIMTGFWVWVAAREAYHIGASGVIYGMLTFLLLSGFLKRDAKSLAVSFIVLFIYGGSFFTGVIPGDQAVSWESHLMGAIAGVFCAIYFRKYGKAKRAIQDEPVANYSTYIYHYTKAELDNEAEALAPKKDSTIIYTIDSPFKEVK; from the coding sequence ATGGTAAAGTCAGGGTTGAAACTAAGAAGAAGTATATATTATACCCTGGCTTTTGTATCTATTATTTGGATAGTCAAAATTATTGAATACACATTTCATTATAATTTTGGTGATTTTGGCATCCTTCCTCGTACAGTAAGTGGTTCTATAGGTATTTTTACCGCTCCTTTTATACATGGAGACGTTTACCATTTGCTTTCTAACACCTTCCCGCTGATCACTCTGGGTATTGGCATCTTTTACTTTTACGATAAAATTGCCATTACCGTAATATTGTTGATCTACATTATGACGGGATTTTGGGTGTGGGTTGCCGCTCGTGAAGCCTATCACATTGGTGCCAGTGGTGTAATCTATGGCATGCTGACCTTCTTGTTATTGAGCGGCTTTTTAAAGAGAGATGCTAAATCTCTGGCCGTTTCATTTATAGTTCTATTTATTTACGGAGGGTCATTTTTTACGGGAGTTATTCCTGGTGACCAGGCTGTTTCATGGGAGTCTCACCTGATGGGAGCCATAGCCGGAGTGTTTTGTGCCATATACTTTAGAAAATATGGAAAAGCAAAACGCGCTATACAAGATGAGCCTGTGGCTAACTATTCAACTTATATATATCACTACACCAAAGCAGAGTTAGATAATGAAGCTGAAGCCCTGGCTCCAAAAAAAGATTCTACCATTATTTATACAATAGACTCTCCTTTCAAAGAAGTGAAATAG
- a CDS encoding OmpH family outer membrane protein → MKNLSLVLNVVLLIAVGVLYVLHFSGGKAEEQDEENGILQSSAYSVAYVDSDSVVKNYDFFKKKQEELTAKSERLQNEYKNRAEGLQREVTDYQRNVNNLTIGQAKALEEDLMKKQQNLRMYQESLSQQLMQDQNKVQAELYEKVSEFLKGYSSKKGLELVVQYTPGSDVLYANDSMNITGDVIKGLNEAYNSELNAPAESTEDSTAVSE, encoded by the coding sequence GTGAAAAATCTATCTTTAGTACTTAATGTAGTTCTACTCATCGCTGTTGGTGTTTTATATGTGTTACATTTTTCAGGAGGTAAAGCTGAGGAGCAAGACGAAGAAAATGGAATACTCCAGTCTTCTGCCTATTCAGTGGCTTATGTTGATTCAGATTCTGTAGTTAAAAACTATGATTTCTTTAAGAAGAAGCAGGAAGAGTTGACAGCTAAATCTGAGAGACTGCAAAATGAATATAAAAACAGAGCAGAAGGTTTACAAAGAGAGGTAACTGACTACCAGAGAAATGTAAATAACCTTACAATAGGTCAGGCTAAAGCATTAGAAGAAGACCTAATGAAAAAGCAGCAGAACTTAAGAATGTATCAAGAGAGCCTTTCTCAGCAGCTTATGCAAGATCAGAACAAAGTGCAGGCAGAATTATATGAGAAGGTATCAGAATTCCTTAAAGGATACAGCTCTAAAAAAGGACTTGAGTTAGTAGTTCAATATACTCCTGGTAGTGATGTACTTTATGCTAATGATAGCATGAATATTACAGGAGACGTAATCAAAGGATTAAACGAAGCTTACAATAGCGAGCTTAATGCTCCTGCAGAATCCACTGAAGATTCTACTGCTGTAAGTGAATAA
- a CDS encoding cyclic nucleotide-binding domain-containing protein — protein MIKALFLALNLRKEEEKQVLLLLGNGFFMGIFLASYQISAETLFLNRLENYLKEAIMISGFLGIIITALFAYLQTRVAFSKLVLGNLIGIFSFISGVYLLFKLGDPGWQDVLVFLMFAMIGPMLAVSLLGFWGVFGRMFDLRQSKRIIGGIDIGQLSASILISFSIPFLEPLLPNTTSYLLISGVCVLVSLFFLTIITKRYDLKKAEVSSSKSEASKTGVQHLIKNRYVRLLSFFLLFSMVAFTLVQFSFQNVVAQQYPDEGELRNFLAIFNGSILVLSFLLQTFVNDRIIGEYGLKVSLLVLPIILSLLTVGALLAGTLFGYTPDAGTYFIWFFLFIALSRLFNFSLRDSLENPTFKLYFMPLDNRIRFDIQTKVEGVVNEASRFVGGLLIMGLSFISFFSLIHYSYALIFVIIGYFFIIGKLYSEYRDSIRHKLQDQQDSFDEEVLSPQERLFKRLTAALTADKSNKVVFSFKLLEKLDPHNVPRYINSLMGHGAGEIRDFAQNKINEIKGNSISDRYVINMSGSQEQSDKRLVSGTDVLDLFQAGNVTKARLSKLCKSDNSDDRQYATELLNNSNEDEHTSFLIELLMDMDPKVRNSAIKTAQKKYNREVLNVLVENLSYSAYSIQAGNTLTFIGEEALGVLDSAFYKSGQSYQVMLKIIQIIGRIGGETARSLLWSKIDFPDKLLMSQVLLALGLTEFKADVTQIPRIKYGIESDIEDIAWNICAITEVTTDQFGREIKLALEEEIKYDVEHIYMLLSMLYDTKSIQLVKQNIESGTSEGITYAIELLDVFLSEDLKQRIIPVLDDLNFAEKARKLEFYFPRQKLDSKLVLKFLLNRDFAQTNRWTKACIIFQIGLLKISEFTYDLIANLFNPDGLIREIAAWSLYEIDPALYIDNVKRIGKTKQRELDELILMSTSSRRSWRSLKFEKIIFLRNIPVFKGIFGLTIAGVADAIEEMQLIEGEPLKVDELYNDNFYIVYSGTINIYEDGKLKEEVKTGEFIGELITRYKGVGNTYMRAEKDTVLFKIKKDNFYELLADNISLADKIVEYV, from the coding sequence ATGATAAAAGCCTTATTTTTAGCTCTCAATTTAAGAAAGGAAGAAGAGAAGCAGGTTTTACTCTTATTAGGCAATGGCTTTTTTATGGGTATATTTCTGGCTAGCTATCAGATTAGTGCAGAAACCCTATTTTTAAATCGCCTGGAAAACTATTTGAAGGAAGCCATCATGATCTCCGGCTTCTTAGGGATTATTATTACGGCCCTATTTGCTTACTTACAGACTCGTGTGGCTTTTTCTAAGCTTGTACTAGGCAACCTTATAGGTATATTTAGTTTTATATCTGGAGTGTACTTGCTTTTCAAGCTAGGAGATCCTGGCTGGCAAGATGTGCTCGTATTTCTCATGTTTGCCATGATAGGTCCTATGCTAGCCGTATCATTACTAGGCTTCTGGGGAGTGTTTGGTCGTATGTTTGACCTGAGACAATCTAAAAGAATCATCGGCGGGATAGATATTGGACAGCTATCAGCCTCTATTCTTATCTCATTTTCCATTCCTTTTTTGGAACCCTTATTACCCAATACCACTTCCTATTTGCTTATTAGCGGGGTTTGCGTATTAGTATCATTGTTTTTTCTTACCATAATTACCAAAAGGTATGATCTTAAAAAGGCAGAAGTTTCTAGTAGTAAAAGTGAAGCATCTAAAACGGGTGTACAGCATTTAATAAAGAACCGATATGTTAGGCTGCTCTCGTTTTTCCTGCTCTTTTCTATGGTGGCCTTTACTTTGGTACAATTCTCTTTTCAAAACGTGGTGGCGCAGCAATACCCCGATGAAGGAGAACTAAGAAACTTTCTGGCTATTTTCAATGGATCAATATTAGTACTCAGCTTCCTGTTGCAAACTTTTGTTAATGACAGAATAATTGGGGAGTATGGATTGAAAGTGTCTCTTTTGGTGCTTCCAATAATTCTTTCATTGTTAACCGTGGGCGCACTGCTAGCCGGTACTCTTTTTGGCTACACACCAGATGCAGGGACTTATTTTATTTGGTTTTTCTTATTTATAGCTTTAAGCCGACTCTTTAACTTCTCTCTCAGAGATTCTCTGGAGAACCCTACCTTCAAGCTCTATTTTATGCCTTTAGATAATAGGATCAGGTTTGATATTCAAACCAAGGTAGAAGGGGTAGTAAATGAAGCTTCTCGCTTTGTGGGCGGACTGCTTATAATGGGTCTTTCATTCATTTCATTTTTTAGCCTCATACATTATTCTTATGCTCTAATATTCGTTATAATAGGCTACTTTTTCATAATTGGCAAGCTATATTCTGAATATAGAGACAGTATAAGGCATAAATTACAAGATCAGCAAGATTCTTTTGATGAGGAAGTACTTAGTCCACAAGAAAGATTGTTTAAACGCCTAACAGCCGCATTAACCGCTGATAAGTCCAATAAAGTGGTTTTTTCTTTTAAACTTCTTGAAAAACTAGATCCGCACAATGTGCCAAGATATATCAATAGCCTCATGGGGCATGGCGCGGGTGAAATTCGAGATTTTGCTCAAAATAAAATTAATGAGATAAAAGGTAATTCCATTTCAGATAGATATGTGATAAACATGTCTGGTAGCCAGGAGCAAAGTGACAAGCGGCTAGTTAGTGGTACTGATGTTCTTGACCTTTTTCAAGCAGGTAATGTAACTAAAGCAAGGCTTAGTAAACTCTGTAAGTCAGATAATAGTGATGACCGCCAGTATGCTACGGAGTTGCTCAATAATAGTAATGAAGACGAGCATACTTCATTTTTGATAGAGCTACTGATGGATATGGATCCTAAAGTGAGAAATAGTGCCATTAAAACTGCTCAGAAGAAATATAACCGTGAAGTGCTTAATGTGTTGGTAGAGAATTTGAGCTATTCCGCTTACAGTATTCAGGCGGGTAATACCCTAACTTTTATTGGAGAAGAAGCTTTGGGAGTGTTAGACAGTGCCTTTTATAAATCTGGCCAATCTTATCAGGTTATGCTTAAGATTATTCAGATTATTGGTAGGATAGGAGGGGAAACTGCCCGATCTCTTTTATGGTCTAAAATAGATTTTCCCGATAAACTATTGATGTCACAGGTTCTTTTGGCCTTGGGTCTAACTGAATTTAAAGCTGATGTCACGCAAATACCAAGGATTAAATATGGTATTGAATCTGATATTGAAGATATCGCTTGGAACATCTGTGCTATTACTGAAGTAACCACAGATCAATTTGGTAGGGAAATAAAATTGGCACTAGAAGAGGAGATAAAATATGATGTAGAGCACATTTATATGCTACTTTCCATGCTTTATGACACCAAATCTATACAGCTCGTGAAGCAAAATATTGAAAGTGGTACCAGTGAAGGTATTACCTACGCCATTGAGCTATTGGATGTGTTTTTATCAGAAGATCTGAAGCAGCGAATTATTCCGGTGTTAGATGATCTTAACTTTGCAGAAAAAGCGCGAAAATTGGAGTTTTATTTCCCGCGGCAAAAGCTGGACTCCAAGCTGGTTTTAAAGTTTTTGCTTAATAGAGATTTCGCGCAGACTAACAGATGGACGAAGGCCTGCATCATTTTTCAAATAGGCCTTTTAAAAATTTCTGAGTTCACTTATGATCTTATTGCTAACCTGTTTAATCCTGACGGACTAATTAGGGAAATAGCGGCCTGGTCTCTTTATGAAATAGATCCGGCTTTATATATTGATAATGTAAAACGAATAGGCAAAACTAAGCAAAGAGAATTAGATGAACTCATATTGATGTCTACCTCAAGTAGAAGAAGCTGGAGATCACTAAAATTTGAAAAAATCATTTTCCTAAGGAATATTCCTGTTTTCAAAGGTATTTTTGGATTAACAATAGCCGGTGTAGCAGATGCCATTGAAGAAATGCAGCTAATAGAAGGGGAGCCGCTCAAGGTGGATGAGCTGTATAATGATAATTTTTACATTGTATATTCTGGTACCATTAATATTTATGAAGATGGGAAGCTAAAAGAAGAGGTTAAAACCGGCGAATTTATAGGCGAATTAATTACCAGATATAAAGGTGTTGGTAATACATATATGCGTGCAGAGAAGGATACTGTGCTTTTTAAGATAAAGAAAGATAACTTCTATGAACTATTGGCTGATAACATTAGTCTTGCAGATAAAATAGTGGAATATGTTTAA
- a CDS encoding nSTAND1 domain-containing NTPase codes for MLRYDTKIGDHDASSEDLSHHMLLGDNPFPGLRPFSIDESHLFFGREGQVNEITVKLSANRFVTVMGYSGSGKSSLMYCGLIPVLHGGFLEETGPNWNVITSRPGISPLDNLARSLLKASPDYKQQTIEERMVNQSLLTSILKSDSEGLIKAVEHIKQDDRENTLILVDQFEELFTYQSDDENDVSEQAKVYVNLLLEACHNPDSPIYLAITMRSDYVGECAVFPGLTQMINQSNYLVPQMTRDQKRKAIEGPVAVGGGEISGRLVKRLLNEVGDNQDQLPILQHALMRTWDYWVKNHEEEEPLDLRHYNAIGKISQALSQHADEAYDELEPSDREIAEILFKSLTEKTNDNFGRRRSVKLSLVAELAGVNDSEVIEVIEKFRQPGRSFLMPGAGVPLTPDSIIEISHESLMRIWTRLKVWVEEEHESAMMYRRLSEAAAMYQVGKTGLWRPPDLQLALNWQNKQKPTRAWAQRYDEAFERAIVFLDTSRITYEAEQKNQELLQKRLLKRAKVVAIILGVFLVISIFLFLLAFTRNIEAQKQADLAIISQKEATEQRDIARDKEKEARDQRILALQREQEATEAKIKAENALEDAEEQRNFALKQYLYAQQQTGVAESAKLKADKERINAEEQTIIARENKDRAEKLLYQSIAQSMAVKSLDIEDNNLKGLLAQHAYIFNSENEGREYDPYIYNGLYSALAQINGRVYNTIDGKQRNSIKSVVFTSTGDTFYSTGSEGKIVSSSISEPQKSTVIAYNKYPNRVLALSSDDNWLISGSDSSYIKVYNLRESGKPELLDGHKSFINDIKFVPNTSRFVSAGEDGQLRMNNVISMVGGLITTTDEPLKTITINENGTLLAGGTVSGKVILVDLRTGKKEIIVDKEGTPVHAVCFSPNGKQLAIGDEKGTIGIYKVSNGHLIKEFIGHKGRVSAIRYNKEGSLLASASLDRTIQMWVTDDFNELPLKMSDNDAYVWDIAFSPDSNYLLAACGDGELRVWPTKPSLMADKMCSTLERNMSEEEWKAYVGHDIPFQGTCINLLLDKK; via the coding sequence ATGTTGAGATACGATACAAAAATAGGTGATCATGATGCTTCCAGTGAGGATTTGAGTCATCATATGCTGCTAGGTGATAATCCTTTTCCAGGATTAAGGCCTTTTAGTATAGATGAGAGTCATTTGTTTTTTGGTAGAGAGGGGCAGGTAAATGAAATCACAGTTAAGCTTTCTGCTAACCGGTTTGTAACGGTAATGGGTTATTCTGGTAGCGGTAAGTCGTCACTTATGTATTGTGGGCTTATACCAGTGCTTCATGGCGGGTTTTTAGAAGAAACAGGTCCTAATTGGAATGTTATTACCTCTAGGCCAGGCATTTCACCACTTGATAATCTGGCTCGTTCGCTGCTCAAAGCTTCACCGGATTATAAACAGCAGACCATTGAAGAACGAATGGTTAACCAATCGTTACTTACCTCTATTTTAAAAAGTGACTCTGAAGGCCTCATTAAGGCGGTTGAGCACATTAAGCAGGATGATAGAGAAAATACGTTGATCTTGGTCGATCAATTTGAGGAATTATTCACCTATCAGTCAGATGACGAAAATGATGTTTCAGAGCAGGCGAAAGTTTATGTAAACCTATTATTAGAAGCCTGCCATAACCCTGATTCTCCAATCTACCTGGCCATAACTATGCGGTCTGATTATGTGGGGGAATGTGCTGTATTTCCTGGCCTGACCCAAATGATTAATCAGAGCAATTATCTGGTGCCTCAAATGACCCGGGATCAAAAACGAAAGGCCATAGAAGGACCTGTGGCTGTAGGGGGCGGAGAGATTTCAGGAAGATTAGTAAAAAGGTTACTTAATGAAGTAGGGGATAATCAGGATCAGCTGCCCATTTTGCAGCATGCGCTCATGCGTACCTGGGATTATTGGGTAAAAAACCATGAAGAAGAAGAGCCGCTCGACCTGAGGCATTATAATGCTATCGGAAAAATCAGCCAGGCACTTTCACAACACGCTGATGAGGCCTATGATGAGCTGGAACCTTCTGATCGAGAAATAGCCGAAATACTATTCAAAAGCCTTACAGAAAAAACTAATGATAACTTCGGAAGAAGAAGATCTGTGAAATTGTCATTAGTAGCTGAGCTGGCAGGTGTCAACGACTCAGAAGTTATAGAAGTAATAGAGAAATTTCGTCAGCCCGGCAGATCATTTCTAATGCCTGGTGCCGGTGTGCCACTCACTCCTGATTCTATAATAGAAATTTCGCACGAAAGTTTAATGCGTATCTGGACCCGACTAAAAGTGTGGGTAGAAGAAGAGCACGAATCTGCTATGATGTATCGTAGGCTGTCAGAGGCTGCTGCCATGTATCAGGTAGGTAAAACTGGGTTATGGAGGCCGCCAGATCTTCAGCTGGCCCTTAACTGGCAGAATAAGCAGAAGCCTACCAGGGCCTGGGCCCAGCGGTATGATGAAGCTTTTGAAAGAGCCATAGTATTCTTAGACACCAGCCGCATTACCTATGAGGCCGAGCAAAAGAATCAGGAGCTTTTACAGAAAAGACTACTCAAAAGAGCCAAAGTGGTAGCTATTATTCTAGGGGTGTTCTTGGTAATATCCATATTCTTGTTTTTACTAGCTTTCACCAGAAATATAGAAGCACAAAAGCAGGCTGATCTGGCGATAATAAGCCAAAAGGAAGCTACAGAACAGAGAGACATAGCCAGAGATAAGGAGAAAGAGGCAAGAGATCAGCGTATTTTGGCATTGCAGCGAGAACAAGAGGCAACCGAAGCGAAGATAAAGGCGGAAAATGCTCTTGAAGATGCTGAGGAACAAAGGAATTTCGCGTTGAAGCAATATTTATATGCTCAGCAGCAAACCGGCGTGGCAGAATCAGCTAAGCTTAAGGCCGATAAGGAGAGGATTAATGCTGAGGAGCAAACTATAATAGCCCGTGAAAATAAGGATAGAGCTGAGAAATTATTATATCAATCTATAGCTCAGTCTATGGCAGTTAAATCTTTAGATATAGAAGATAATAATTTGAAAGGCTTACTGGCTCAGCATGCATATATATTTAACTCTGAGAACGAAGGCAGAGAGTATGACCCTTACATTTATAATGGCCTATATTCAGCATTGGCTCAAATAAACGGTCGCGTTTATAATACTATAGATGGTAAACAAAGAAATTCGATTAAGTCAGTGGTCTTTACTAGTACTGGTGATACTTTTTATAGTACAGGAAGTGAAGGTAAAATAGTATCTTCATCTATTTCAGAGCCTCAAAAATCAACTGTTATAGCCTACAATAAGTACCCTAATCGGGTATTGGCTTTAAGTTCAGATGATAATTGGCTCATTAGCGGTAGCGACTCATCTTATATTAAAGTTTATAACCTGAGAGAGTCAGGTAAACCTGAACTACTTGATGGACATAAAAGCTTTATTAATGATATTAAATTTGTGCCCAATACAAGTAGGTTTGTTAGTGCAGGAGAAGATGGTCAGCTGCGCATGAACAATGTTATAAGTATGGTCGGAGGTTTAATAACCACAACAGATGAACCTTTAAAAACCATAACTATAAATGAGAACGGGACTTTACTGGCTGGCGGAACAGTTTCCGGAAAAGTAATTTTGGTAGATCTAAGAACCGGAAAGAAAGAAATTATTGTAGATAAAGAAGGTACACCTGTTCATGCGGTATGCTTTAGCCCAAATGGTAAGCAGTTGGCCATTGGAGATGAAAAAGGAACTATTGGAATTTATAAGGTATCAAATGGCCATTTGATAAAAGAGTTTATTGGTCATAAAGGAAGAGTTAGCGCTATCCGATATAATAAGGAAGGTAGCTTGTTAGCGTCTGCAAGTTTGGATAGAACTATTCAAATGTGGGTTACTGATGATTTTAATGAACTTCCGCTTAAAATGTCAGATAATGATGCTTACGTCTGGGATATTGCGTTTAGCCCTGATTCTAATTATTTACTGGCAGCATGTGGTGATGGCGAGCTTCGTGTATGGCCTACCAAACCATCACTGATGGCGGATAAAATGTGTTCTACACTAGAAAGAAATATGTCTGAAGAAGAGTGGAAAGCCTATGTTGGACACGATATCCCTTTTCAGGGTACCTGTATTAATCTTTTGTTAGATAAAAAATAA